One Chaetodon auriga isolate fChaAug3 chromosome 14, fChaAug3.hap1, whole genome shotgun sequence genomic window carries:
- the ddo gene encoding D-aspartate oxidase, translating to MKRVRVAVVGAGVIGFSTAVCIAEALPFCSVTVLADKLSPDTTSDGAAGILFAEQFPDIPLERQKRWFKDSFDHLLAIAQSQHSPAAGVILSSGWQIFKEVPAIKKPFWSESVIGFRFMTDSELKRFPDHKFGHAFTTIKCECSSYLPWLERRFRKAGGQVETRKINSLQELSSSYDIIVNCSGLGSKTLVGDSKVYPVRGQVLKLEAPWLNHFIRDGDGKTYIYPGIHCVTAGGTRQEEDWRLQVDEGETKGILMHCSKLEPSISEAKVLSKWVGLRPSRRNPRVERELVELQGRRVPVVHNYGHGGWGVTLAWGTALDALGLVKQCLHEMPLQAKL from the exons ATGAAACGCGTCAGGGTTGCAGTGGTGGGAGCAGGTGTGATCGGCTTCTCCACCGCCGTCTGCATCGCGGAGGCTCTGCCTTTCTGCTCCGTCACTGTGCTGGCCGACAAGTTGAGTCCAGACACCACCAGTGATGGAGCTGCTGGGATCCTGTTTGCTGAACAGTTTCCAG acatTCCCTTGGAAAGACAAAAACGCTGGTTCAAGGACAGCTTTGATCACCTGTTGGCCATTGCTCAGTCCCAACACTCACCGGCCGCTGGAGTAATACTGAGCTCTGG CTGGCAAATTTTCAAGGAGGTTCCAGCCATTAAGAAGCCCTTCTGGTCAGAGTCTGTGATCGGCTTTCGGTTCATGActgacagtgaactgaaaagGTTTCCGGATCACAAGTTCGGCCACGCGTTCACCACcataaaatgtgaatgttcCAGCTACCTGCCGTGGCTCGAGAGGAG ATTCAGAAAAGCTGGAGGTCAGGTGGAAACGAGGAAGATCAACAGTCTTCaggagctgagcagcagctatGATATCATTGTCAACTGCTCTGGTCTGGGCTCCAAAACGCTGGTGGGTGACAGCAAGGTGTACCCGGTCAGAGGCCAGGTCCTCAAGCTGGAGGCCCCCTGGCTCAATCACTTCATCAGAGACGGAGATGGAAAGACCTACATTTACCCTGGCATACACTGCGTCACCGCCGGCGGCAcgaggcaggaggaggactggCGACTACAAGTGGACGAAGGAGAAACGAAGGGCATCCTGATGCACTGCAGCAAGCTGGAGCCTTCGATCAGCGAGGCCAAAGTCCTCAGCAAGTGGGTCGGCCTGAGGCCCAGCAGGAGGAACCCGAGGGTGGAGAGGGagctggtggagctgcaggGTCGCAGGGTGCCTGTGGTCCACAACTATGGCCACGGAGGCTGGGGAGTCACCCTCGCCTGGGGTACCGCCCTGGACGCACTGGGGCTGGTCAAGCAGTGCCTGCATGAAATGCCGCTCCAGGCTAAACTATGA
- the zbtb24 gene encoding zinc finger and BTB domain-containing protein 24: protein MSQKASPSLMALHSDSHKQSILSKFDRLRKRDLLCDITLVVEDVHFKVHKALLAASSEYFSLLFTAEDRISPPTYRLDGVAAEMFAAVLEFIYSAQVSVQESATEQLLATARLMEVSDLVKALAELTRSAAAVRGEEGDAAPDPSKRKRGRPKKNVNVTELQGRSAPCESSEEMQAGAVDCDDAVTETRPKDDADYSPGAHRQSKRKIRPPVKYKSYKVGSDTAGSKEPGKRGRKRKYPNTEARCEDCDKVFKNHLFLKIHQRTHTGEKPFRCLVCGKGFTQKHTLLAHQRMHTGEKPFVCTVCSKALSTKHSLQEHMNLHEEKKSFSCEKCGKMFTQKRQLKSHSRVHTGKSLPECAQCHHKFMDTAQLKKHLRTHTGEKPFTCEICGKCFTAKSTLQTHIRIHRGEKPYDCSICNKSFSDPSARRRHVTSHSGKKPFTCSFCSLSFTRVDNLKTHTKSHNKERAAATDASSEAADAAAPPEEARNILQLQQYQLPSSSEQEIQLMVTGDVDINFVPAQEQEISIITTEGQTTDSAHSRLTLLTPSSGNAQNVALVTQAGVVDQNPQIQTISMLEGQMTHQPEQMHVITLSKEAMEHLQAHHGPPQPLQIAPRPVQQLQVMHQPIQQLAVAQEASQGQVSRGEHSQAIHISSQSSQPISISQTSEQISSHHIQGQTFQIQAGTVSYLYTTGLPQEG, encoded by the exons ATGTCACAGAAAGCATCTCCATCACTCATGGCCCTTCATTCAGATTCTCATAAGCAGAGCATCCTGAGCAAATTCGACAGGCTCAGGAAGAGAGACCTGCTGTGCGACATCACTCTTGTGGTGGAAGACGTGCACTTCAAGGTGCACAAAGCCCTGCTGGCGGCAAGCAGCGAGTACTTCTCCCTCCTGTTCACAGCAGAGGATCGGATCAGTCCGCCGACCTACCGGCTGGATGGCGTGGCGGCCGAGATGTTTGCAGCGGTGCTGGAGTTCATCTACAGCGCCCAGGTGTCTGTGCAGGAGAGCgccacagagcagcttctggCCACGGCTCGTCTGATGGAGGTCAGCGACCTCGTGAAGGCGCTCGCTGAGCTCACACGCTCTGCTGCAGCGGTtagaggtgaggagggagacgCAGCGCCTGATCCGTCCAAACGCAAACGGGGACGACCGAAGAAGAACGTGAAcgtcacagagctgcagggcaGAAGTGCACCATGTGAGAGCTCAGAGGAGATGCAGGCTGGAGCTGTGGACTGCGATGATGCCGTAACTGAGACACGGCCGAAAGATGACGCAGATTATAGCCCGGGAGCACACCGGCAGAGCAAACGCAAAATCAGGCCACCGGTAAAATACAAGAGCTATAAGGTGGGCAGCGACACAGCAGGTAGCAAGGAGCCTGggaagagaggcaggaagaggaaatacCCCAACACTGAGGCCCGATGTGAGGACTGCGACAAAGTGTTCAAGAACCACCTCTTCTTAAAGATTCATCAGAGGACTCATACAG GAGAGAAGCCTTTTCGGTGCCTCGTTTGTGGGAAGGGTTTTACCCAGAAGCACACTCTGCTGGCTCACCAGCGCATGCACACCGGAGAAAAGCCTTTCGTGTGCACCGTCTGCTCCAAAGCGCTCTCCACCAAACACTCCCTGCAAGAGCACATGAACCTCCATGAAG AAAAGAAGTCCTTCAGCTGTGAGAAATGTGGAAAGATGTTTACTCAGAAGAGGCAACTTAAAAGCCATTCTAGAGTTCATACAG GCAAATCGTTACCAGAATGCGCTCAGTGTCACCACAAGTTTATGGACACGGCTCAGCTGAAAAAGCACCTGAGGACTCATACAG GCGAGAAGCCCTTCACCTGTGAGATTTGTGGAAAATGTTTCACAGCCAAGAGCACACTGCAGACTCATATCCGAATTCACAG GGGCGAGAAGCCGTACGACTGCAGCATCTGCAACAAATCGTTCTCAGACCCCAGCGCGAGACGACGACACGTCACCTCTCACTCAGGGAAGAAGCCCTTCACCTGCTCCTTCTGCAGCCTTTCATTCACCCGCGTGGacaatctgaaaacacacaccaagTCCCACAACAAGGAaagagctgcagccacagacgcCTCCTCAGAGGCAGCGGACGCCGCGGCACCGCCGGAGGAGGCGCGCaacatcctgcagctgcagcagtaccAGCTGCCCTCCAGCTCCGAGCAGGAGATCCAGCTGATGGTGACGGGAGACGTGGACATTAACTTCGTGCCGGCTCAGGAGCAGGAGATCAGCATCATCACCACAGAGGGGCAGACGACGGACTCGGCCCACTCCAgactcaccctcctcaccccgTCGTCAGGAAACGCGCAGAACGTGGCTCTGGTCACTCAGGCCGGCGTGGTGGACCAGAACCCTCAGATTCAGACTATCAGTATGTTGGAGGGTCAGATGACGCACCAGCCCGAGCAGATGCATGTTATCACTCTGAGTAAAGAGGCGATGGAGCACCTACAGGCCCATCACGGCCCCCCGCAGCCCCTTCAGATCGCGCCGCGACccgtccagcagctgcaggtgatgcaCCAGCCGATCCAGCAGCTGGCCGTCGCTCAGGAGGCCTCGCAGGGCCAGGTGAGCAGGGGGGAGCACAGCCAGGCCATTCACATCAGCAGCCAGAGCAGCCAGCCCATCTCCATCAGCCAGACCAGCGAGCAGATCTCCAGCCACCACATCCAGGGACAGACCTTTCAGATCCAGGCAGGGACCGTCTCCTACCTGTACACCACCGGGCTGCCGCAGGAGGGCTGA
- the LOC143331390 gene encoding coiled-coil domain-containing protein 162 — MMQGREKQLYAVETFSRLLELVTVRHRLLESASETAHLAQLYRNMASELGFDDFHLYLRPVQFEVAEPKDEAEQRPVFITAVLEGDASVDRFTPSHLPLSIQELDENQIGRFSFSSEEAVIHLMNRPSIENLQVTLASQVTQKNALISAVKLVCLCRWAQRATPPAESEAAFHYDKDVKFDSKRGSETNKVQQKSDSSPSKGSARTPTTTKERLREAFVSIQLEKVGLRDEMLNSFLKKKQAVGGLIKTLEEAAAIKRRLIIDFLNKFSTQISLHCVRAQIVAYYNSLTSLLDDVPSIRQSHFMFGQAGEPEVILDSGADLCPDPRSFQRRPQQLLSADGKTLLNLWFIPHFSQVLHMFNTLNVSACAAALHHTLQIVSALHDVFYYLVSFSRLGNTGDSLAADWGGAEGVGAELLEIQRQVDRLSDPSSPECVGRLLQLRRQVLLLQFDTAVRHLIREGFLSSGDVTSYQSVSDNMAVALPLLSDSIQTDVFSLTLPVPRPLETRGCQAQRMYPWRSFIACQGSFPLHVWDIPPIEYCMQLCLSGLSDRSRLQANAAILGVSLLMEDVLNGGGEAEPVCLSGDKDDFLHDGNPNKGDKLCLEAEAEETCVSVSTAPLQDPIRVQSVLKGFLLLTKQLQAFKESWARRRLGAGVFGTASSYQQFVKLYRAEVFIPSMRALAQQMGKGRDYEVFISGSQSLLPPPGASEVDVKTWQLHKLLESSECDMIRAVQRRISAELTLVVSERTRQDSGLPTELWKRAPLKHSLSPERPQIVEAFIQQLMEGAEEAEGQVRVSQVRLQQCLTHLGCSLMERERRSFLLYSQFYERILQQETQLLYEREQDLKNPQDSETSGSYIEVAVVCRGMMLEVSALQARVAHLEQERSTLEEQLALRFKERYEPLVRRLFSTCIQLKAGLDEYRRQMEQDVSEMVNRVRGEGVDRIIKLKKKYGCTEDDDTLTVSQLKKEEVHELQLENSRLAALLCKLKALSSWRRLADQEKLHRQLRQTQQREISSRTDALRVKMMSEEEVVFLQEELEAVRKELTRRQAECSSTKKLLTRKAEELQLFRHQSAQEARSRQELDTYRVQSLEQMRADVEDRETQLRALSEQLDRGSRMNRFHRQRSAKEIRQVRGQLQRELSLKQEAFQQADRLQSQVNDLEAAFSRCTSTTGLQRASRQPGRLTHSSTLQDVSAEPKHQRAETAGSRSNARIDRPRADPPRLRALTAEATLPGL, encoded by the exons atgatgcagggaagagagaaacagctgtatGCTGTGGAGACTTTCTCCAGGCTGCTGGAGCTCGTCACCGTCCGCCATCGTCTGCTGGAGTCGGCCTCAGAGACGGCACATCTGGCACA GTTGTACAGAAACATGGCTTCAGAGCTCGGCTTCGATGACTTCCACCTTTATCTGCGGCCGGTGCAGTTTGAGGTCGCTGAACCCAAAGACgaagcagagcagaggcctGTTTTTATCACAGCGGTGCTGGAAGGTGACGCCTCTGTGGACAG gttCACCCCGTCCCACCTGCCTCTGAGCATCCAGGAACTGGACGAGAACCAGATCGGGAggttcagcttcagctcagagGAGGCGGTTATTCAC CTCATGAACAGGCCGAGTATCGAGAACCTGCAGGTGACTCTGGCCTCTCAGGTCACACAGAAGAACGCTCTGATAAGTGCTGTGAAGCTGGTTTGTCTTTGTCGCTGGGCGCAGAGGGCGACGCCTCCTGCTGAG AGTGAAGCTGCTTTTCATTACGACAAAGATGTAAAATTTGACTCCAAACGTGGAAGCGAGACCAACAAAGTGCAGCAAAAATCTGACTCTTCACCCTCCAAAGGCTCAGCAAGAACTCCCACCACGACCAAAGAGAG GCTGAGGGAAGCTTTTGTGTCCATCCAGCTGGAAAAAGTGGGTCTGCGTGACGAGATGCTGAATTCATTTCTGAAGAAGAAACAGGCCGTGGGGGGTCTTATAAAAACCCTG gaggaagctgcagcGATCAAAAGGAGGCTCATAATCGACTTTCTCAACAA ATTCAGCACACAGATATCTCTTCACTGTGTGAGAGCGCAGATTGTTGCATATTACAACAGTCTAACCTCCCTGTTGGACGACGTCCCCTCCATCCGTCAGTCCCACTTCATGTTCGGACAAGCAGGCGAGCCAGAGGTCATTTTGGATTCAGGAGCCGACCTTTGCCCCGACCCCCG GAGCTTTCAGCGTCGGCcgcagcagctgctgtctgcagacggCAAGACTCTCCTCAACCTCTGGTTCATCCCTCACTTCTCTCAAGTGCTTCACATGTTCAACACACTGAATGTTTCG GcgtgtgctgcagctctgcatcacACTCTGCAGATAGTTTCAGCTCTTCATGACGTATTTTATTATCTGGTGAGTTTCTCCAGACTGGGAAACACAGGAGACTCACTGGCAGCTGACTGGGGAGGCGCTGAAGGTGTTG GAGCGGAGCTGCTGGAGATCCAGCGTCAGGTCGACCGTCTGTCGGATCCCAGCAGCCCAGAGTGTGTGGgccgcctgctgcagctgcgtCGGCAGgtcctcctgctgcagtttgacacCGCTGTCCGACACCTCATCAG GGAGGGGTTCCTCTCCTCTGGTGATGTTACCTCTTACCAGAGTGTGAGCGACAACATGGCGGTGGCCCTCCCCCTGCTGAGTGACAGTATCCAAACTGATGTGTTCAGTCTCACGCTGCCTGTTCCTCGACCTCTAGAGACTCGCGGCTGTCAG GCACAGAGGATGTATCCATGGAGAAGCTTCATAGCCTGTCAGGGATCGTTCCCTCTGCATGTCTGGGACATCCCTCCCATTGAGTACTGCATGCAG ctgtgtctgAGCGGTCTGAGCGATCGCAGCAGACTGCAGGCCAACGCAGCCATCCTCGGCGTGTCGCTGCTCATGGAGGACGTCCTGAACGGCGGAGGAGAGGCAGAGCCAGTTTGTCTCTCTGGCGACAAAGACGACTTTCTGCACGATGGGAATCCTAACAAA GGGGATAAACTCTGTTTggaagctgaagcagaggagacCTGCGTGTCAGTCTCCACtgctcctcttcaggatccaaTCAGAGTTCAGTCTGTGCTGAAAGGTTTCCTTCTGCTGACGAAGCAGCTGCAGGCGTTCAAGGAGAGCTGGGCCCGAAGACGTCTGGGCGCTGGAGTGTTCGGGACGGCCAGTTCGTATCAACAGTTCGTCAAACTCTACAG AGCTGAAGTCTTCATCCCCAGCATGAGAGCGCTGGCTCAACAGATGGGGAAGGGCCGGGACTACGAGGTCTTCATTTCTGGCAGCCAGTCTCTCCTGCCTCCACCTGGAGCCTCAGAGGTTGATGTGAAAACCTGGCAG CTTCACAAACTTCTGGAGAGCAGCGAGTGCGACATGATCCGAGCGGTGCAGAGGAGGATCAGCGCAGAGCTGACGCTGGTGGTTTCAGAGAGAACTCGACAGGACTCAGGCCTCCCGACAG agcTGTGGAAGAGAGCGCCTCTGAAGCACAGCTTGTCTCCTGAGCGGCCGCAGATTGTGGAGGCGTTCAtccagcagctgatggagggaGCTGAAGAGGCTGAGGGACAG GTGAGGGTCTCTCAGGTTCGCCTCCAGCAGTGTCTCACTCACCTCGGCTGTTCCCTGATGGAGCGCGAGCGCCGCAGCTTCCTGCTCTACTCGCAGTTTTATGAGCGAATCCTGCAGCAGGAGACTCAGCTCCTGTATGAGAGAGAACAG GATTTAAAGAATCCGCAGGACTCTGAGACAAGTGGCTCTTACATAGAG GTGGCTGTTGTGTGTCGTGGGATGATGTTGGAGGTCTCAGCCCTGCAGGCCCGAGTCGCCCACCTGGAACAGGAGAGGAGCACTTTAGAGGAGCAGCTCGCTCTCAGATTCAAAGAACGCTACGAGCCTTTGGTCCGACGACTCTTCTCCACCTGCATCCAGCTGAAG GCCGGGCTTGATGAGTACCGCCGGCAGATGGAGCAGGATGTGAGTGAGATGGTGAACAGAGTGAGAGGCGAAGGAGTGGACAGAATCATTAAACTCAAGAAGAAGTACGGCTGCACCGAAGACGACGACACACTCACAGTCTCACAGTTAAAG AAAGAAGAGGTCCacgagctgcagctggagaacaGCCGGCTGGCCGCTCTGCTCTGTAAGCTGAAGGCTCTGAGCAGCTGGAGGCGGCTGGCCGACCAGGAGAAACTTCACCGACAGCTGCGTCAGACTCAGCAG AGGGAGATTAGCAGCCGCACCGACGCTCTCAGGGTGAAGAtgatgtcagaggaggaggtggttttcctgcaggaggagctggaggctgtgAGGAAGGAGTTGACCCGGCGTCAGGCCGAGTGCAGCAGCACCAAGAAGCTGCTCACCAGGAAG GCAGAGGAGCTCCAGCTGTTCAGGCATCAGTCTGCGCAGGAGGCCCGCAGCAGGCAGGAGCTGGACACCTATCGAGTGCAGAGCCTGGAACAAATGAGAGCCGacgtggaggacagagagacgcAGCTCAGGGCGCTGAGCGAGCAGCtggacagaggcagcaggatgaACCGCTTCCACCGACAGCGCAGCGCCAAGGAGATCCGACAG GTGAGGggccagctgcagagagagctcAGCCTCAAACAGGAAGCCTTTCAGCAGGCGGACAGGCTGCAGAGCCAGGTGAACGACTTGGAGGCGGCTTTCTCCAGGTGCACCTCAACGACAG GTCTACAGAGGGCCAGTCGGCAGCCTGGCAGACTCACGCACTCCAGCACACTTCAGGACGTCTCCGCAGAGCCAAAACAccagagagcagaaacagccGGGAGCCGTTCAAACGCCAGAATAGACCGACCGAGAGCG GATCCTCCTCGCCTGCGAGCCCTGACTGCTGAGGCGACGTTGCCCGGCCTGTGA